The segment CCCAGTAGACAACTGAGATTCTGATATATAAATCCGATCCGTCATAAATCGCAATACAAAAGCAAGCATCGCCGACACCAAAGGGATCAGTACCAAGTAAAATTTCTTCCTAATGAGCAGTTTAATAAGTTCTTGAAACTCCATCTTCTTATTTTAATATAAACTAAATATTACTACTTCAACACCTAAACATGATCACTCATTCTGCTGCTCCGACTGGTGTCGACCTAGCATTTTTGAATTCAATTCCTTTTCGACAAACCTCAACCCCTGGTGGCTGAGATGACCATGATCTATGTAATTTTCTACCTGATCTCTAAATGACAAATACCTGTCAGTATTAAAATCCAGGATCAACTCATCCTCAAAAAACAATGCCGAAACTCTGTTCTGATACTTTCGATGTTCTGATTCATTTGCCTGCCAAATTTGAGCAGGAATGGGATGAAAATATGCTGAAACAACGATTTCCTTTTGTCTCAATTCTTTCAACAAAACATCTAATTCTTCCAGCGCCATCTCATCTACCTCAATAGGCTCATCTTGATGTAGAATGGACTCCTCTTTAATTTTACCAGCCACATCTTTGACTCTGAATAGTGCATTGTAATCATTGGTACCATAGAACGTATATTGTTCTTTTGGGAACTTGTGAGGCATCAGGTCATACTCACGTATCACATAGAGTGCATATGTCTGGTACAAATTCAGTGATCCAAATGCCTCATAGTACAACGCCTGATCCAATTGTCCCCCTTTGCTCCCAGAGTCCTTGGTCAAATAGGGATGCAAACATATGATTACCGATTGCACATCACCATACTTTATTACATTGTTCAATATCTGCTTGAGTTCAGAGATATTGGCACCCATGACACTGGCATTATAGTACTTCAGTTCACCAGACCACAGCTTGGTTACGTCAAGATTATCTGATAGTGAGGGGCCTATCAATACTCCCTTAAAACGACTTGGGATATAATTATAGGACATAATATATTTAGAAGTCTTCTCGTTGTGATAGATTTTCTTGTCCCCGTGCTGTCCATCTCCAAACAAACCAAAAATATCAATCCAAATATTGATTAGAGTAATGATTCCCAAAACAACTATACTACCAAGCAATGTCAGTACTAAAAACCTCCTTGTTTTATTTCGTTTGACGGTCATGTTTTTAAAAATCAAAATACAAGAATTCTTGATCAATAGAAGAGTTCAAAAACGTCACATTGAGTACCGTCAATACTACAATAACAACTGCATGCCGAGCATTGATCTGAAATCGCTCAGCAAACTCTTGGCTATTGGGAGCAAATAGTAAAACGACTCCTGCTACCCAAATAGGAAAATCATACAATTGTGAAATCAATTTAAATCCTTCTCCTGTAGTCTCTAAGTGTATCATGCTATTGAGTACATGCAAAGCATCACCCCATGATTCAGCTCTGAAAAACACCCACGCCATATTCACAAACAAAAAAGTAATCCCAAGTCCTACAACATAAGGGATTCTAATTTTCAACTTCTCAAAAAAACTATGAATCACCAGACCCAAACCATGCAAAAAACCCCAAAACAAGAAAGTCCATCCTGCTCCATGCCAAATCCCACCTATCAGAAAAGTTGCCATCAAATTGAGTCTTGTTCTAAAAGCTCCTTTGCGATTGCCGCCTAGTGGTATATAGATATAATCTCTCAAAAATCTACTCAAAGTCATATGCCATTTCCTCCAAAACTCTTTGATACTTGAGGATTTGTATGGAGACCAAAAATTGTTGGGAATGATGATATTGAAAAACAAAGCAATCCCAATCGCCATATCTGTATATCCGCTAAAATCAAAATAAAGCTGAACTGTATAAGCCAAAGATGTCACCCAACTATCTATAGTCCCCAAAATCGATGCATGACCATATCCTGCATTTGCAATCTTGCCAAAAGCATCTGCCACAATTACCTTTTTAGCCAAACCCATATTGAATACAAACAATCCCTTGGATATATTCTCAGCATTTATTCTCTTCTTGGATTGATCAAAAAATTGGGGCATCATTTCGGCATGGTGTACAATGGGTCCTGCTATCAACTGAGGAAAGAAAGAAACAAACAGCGCATAATTGAGAAGCTCCATTTCCTCTACTACATCCTTGTACGTATCCACCAAAAATGCAATCTGCTGAAAAGTAAAGAAGCTAATACCCAGTGGTAATATGATATGCAAGAGGTTGTAATTGTCCCCTGTCAAAGCATTGAAGTTGGAAATAAAAAAATCAGCATACTTATAGTATCCCAGTACCGAGACATTGAGCCCAATACCTATGACCAACAGCATTTTTTTCCTCCCTCCATTATGTTGGGCTTTGATAAGTTTATGAAAACCATAATTTACCAAAATTGAACTTATAATCAGTGTGACGTACAGCGGATTCCACCATCCATAGAAAAACAAAGAAGCCAACAGTAACCAAACCTTAGACAATTCAAACTTGTCAAAATGATTGAGTATAAAATAAACTATGAACGTAACTGGAAGAAATAAGAATATGAATTCAAAAGAATTGAAAAGCATGTTAATTAGGTGTAGGCTTAGCTAATGACTAGGTAAATAATAGCTTGGTTTATAAACGTGAATTTACAAAAATATATTACCAAGTATCAAAATTAGAGCATAAGACATGGTAATATTTCTCATCATGAATACCTAAATAATACTATATACAGAACCAATTGTACTTATCAGGAATTCATCTCCACGAATAGTCATTTACCCTAGACTTTTCATCTATCAATTTTATATTGCGCTGAGATTTAACCTTCTAACCTAACCATGAAAACCCTTTCTTTGCTCAACAGTGTATTTAGAATCAAACACTGGGTCAAAAACACTTTCATTTTTATTCCTAGTTTCTTTGCTGGTCATTTTTTGCTAGGCGATGAACTGGTTGATCTTATCCAAGCCTTTTTCTCGGTATGTCTGGTAGCCAGTTCGATCTACATCATCAATGACATCCGAGACGTTGAGATGGACAGACTGCATCCAGAAAAAATGCACCGCCCCTTTGCTGCTAGGCTGATCTCGCCGATACAAGGTTATCTATTGATGATAGTGATCTTAGGTATTGGTTTGACCTCTGCCTATCATCTATCTACTCAATTTTTCGGACTGTGTCTGCTATACCTAGCTATCAACATTGCCTACTCCCTAGGGTTAAAATCTATCGCTATTGTTGATTTGCTACTCGTATCTTCTGGTTTTTTGATCAGAGTGTATATGGGTGGTGTCATTTCTGGTGTGGCAGTATCTCATTGGTTATCCATTATGATTTTTCTTCTCTCTCTTTTCATCGTTCTTGCCAAGAGGAGTGATGACATCAGAATTTTTGAAGAAGACGGTACGGTCGTGCGCAAAACCAGTTCAAAATACAATCGCGTGTTCATCAACTCCTGCATCACGATGGTCAGTGGTATTATCATTGTGTGCTATATACTCTACTGTGTTTCGCCAGAGATCACACAACAATGGCAATCGGACTATATTTTCGTCACGACCATCTTCGTCATCGCAGGTATCATGAGATACCTACAGCTCACCATGGTAGAAAACAAAACTGGCTCACCAGTTCAAATCCTGTACAAGGATAAATTCATCATTCTCACACTCATTGGCTGGCTATTAGCATTCGGTTTCATCATCTACATCTGATTCTGGTTATCATTTATGAAAACACTCGCTCTGTTTGATTTTGACGGCACCCTCACCCAAAAAGACAGTTTGTTTGAAATGGCGAAGCATGTTTCGTCTCCAGCGATATACTATCTCAAAATCAGCGTATTGATTCCTGTTTTTACTTTGATGAAAACATCCCTTCTATCCAAACAAAGGGGGAAGGAAATCTTCATGCAATTATTCTTTGGCGGGATGAAAATCGAGGATTTCAATCAACAGTGCTATAAATTTTGCAACCAAAGGCTGCCTGAGATCATCAGACCCAAAGCACTCATAGCACTGCAACAGTACCAAGAAAATAATACCGATACATACATCGTGTCTGCCTCTCCTGAAAATTGGATCAAACCATGGGCTGAAAAACTTGGAATCAAAGTCCTAAGTACTCAACTAGAAGTACAAAACCTCAGAATCACAGGACGCATACTTGGCAACAACTGCAACCATGAAGAGAAAGTGAATCGAATCAAAAACCATATCAACCTGACCGAATACAACCATATTGTTGCATATGGAGACACAAAGGGTGACTTCCCTATGCTCAATCTAGCTAATACCAAACACTACAAACCTTTTCAATAATGGAAATTGCTTTCTGGCTACTCATTACCCTCGTTTTCTATACCTATGTTGGTTATGGAATCGTCCTTTTCATCCTGGTCAAAATCAGGGGATCCAAAGTCTCTCCTAAAATTTATGATTCGGTCAATGAAGTGGCAATCACTCACATCGTAGCTGCTTTCAACGAGGAGGCATATATTGAAGAAAAAATCCAAAACTCACTGGCTCTCAACTATCCACAATCCAAAAACATCTTGTGGATCGTAACCGATGGCAGTACAGATAGCACACCCGAACTGGTTCAGAAATACGAAAACGTCAGACTCTTCCATAGTCCAGAACGCAAGGGAAAAATCCATGCGGTCAACAGAGTCATGCCACTGGTAGAAACGCCCATCGTCGTGTATTCTGACGCCAACACCATTCTCAATCAAGAGTCTCTCCACAACATCACCAGACACTATATCGATCCCAAGGTAGGCTGCGTATCAGGTGAAAAACGAATCCGTCAGGATGACAAAGACGAAGCATCCAGTGCGGGTGAAGGCATGTACTGGAAATATGAGTCCTTCCTCAAAAAATATGACTACCACCTACACTCAGTGGTAGGTGCAGCAGGAGAGTTGTTCTCTATCCGAACTGACCTCTATGAACATATCAATCCTGACACGTTGATTGAGGATTTTTACCTGTCTCTAAGAATCGCTCAAAAGGGATACAAAATAGCCTACGAGCCAGAAGCCTATGCACTAGAAAACTCTTCTGAATCCATCAAAGAAGAATCCAAACGAAAAATCAGAATAGCCGCAGGTGGTCATCAGGCAATCTGGAGATTAAGATCACTCCTCAACTTCTTCCAATACGGCTGGTTGAGTTTTCAATTCATCTCGCACAGGGTACTGAGGTGGACCTTGACTCCTCTAGCGTTGAGTTTACTTTTGGTTCTCAATGCTTTCTTGGCTGTCAACAACATTCTCTATCAACTGATATTGGTAGCACAATTGGGCTTTTATGGCCTGGCTTTTTTGGGTCACTTTTTCCAAAAGCGAAAAATCAAAGTCAAAGCTCTATTTGTACCCTTTTACTTTACCTTCATGAATATATCTGTCTATCAGGGTTTTTTCAGATACATCAAAGGAAGTCAATCTGTACTGTGGGAACGAGCATCACGAAAAGTGTAATGAGGCTTTAGTATTGAGATATGAGTATTGAGTAATCAGATATTAGATTTGGACAAAAACCAAAAAGCGTTAAGCGGTTAACTAATAGCGCAAAGCCAATCAATGCATGCGGTCAGACCTGACTTCCAATCCCTCCATGATTTTGGCTTCCGCTACGAGAAACTCATCCCAACGTGCTTTGACGTAGGTCTCCCCCATATATTTTTTCGCTAATTCCAAGAAGGTGTGATAGTGTCCAGCCTCAGAGACCATGAGTTCGTAGTAGAATTTGGCCAAATCTTCATCCTGAATATGCTGCGAGAGTAGTTTGAAACGCTCACAACTCCTGGCTTCTATGAGCGCATTGAGCAAGAGTTTTTCTACGAGTTGTTCATCTCTGCTACCACCTGACTTGAGAATCGCTCCTATTGCGACGACATATTCATCTTTGCGCTTGGGACCAAGAGAGATACCACGATCTTTCATTTTGCCCAAAACACGTTCAAAATGCCCCCATTCTTCTGCTACTAGGTCTGTCATCACCTCCACCAAGTCTGCACGCTCGGGATAGGTCACAATCAGTGAGATTCCAGATGAGGCCGCCTTTTGCTCGCAATATGCATGATCGATCAATATCTCCGCAAGATCCATCTCAGCCACATTTGCCCAGCGTGGATCTGTGGGTAAGTTTAGTCCTAATGTTGTCTTTTCCATACGTGTTTACGCTTTGATTTCCTCTACAATGAAACATCTTGAATCTTGAATCTTGAATCTTGAATCTTGAATCTTGAATCTTGAATCTTGAATCTTGAATCTTAATCAAAAAACATCCATCTAATGCCCAAATCAATGGCTCTGCGCTGACCTGGATAGTATGGCGTAGCAAAATACCCTTTGTCGCGCCCTTGGTTCAAGTACTCCCAGTTAAAAAACAAGGTCAGGTTATTGGCTTTCATCACAAAGAACAAATCGCTTGTGAAGTAAGAAGGCAATTCAAAATCGTCCTGCAGATGAAACTGCTGTGTAATGGGATCATAGGCCTTGGCATAATATGCCGACTGCCAGCGCAAATCAAAACCCAATTCAAACTCCATAAAATCATTAAAGACTATGTCTTTGTAATAGAGCTTTCCGAAATAATTCCAGTCAGGTATTCTCATGGCATTGGCTCCCTGACCCGATACATTGTTCCACACCAGTCGGTTGTCCAAATGCATGTGCTTGATAAAAGTCAAATTGGCCTTCACCGAATACTTGTTGATCAGTATGGGGTTACTCTCCTGCTTGGGGGTCTTGTCATACCCAAAATAAATATACTCATCTACAGTGGACAAGTCGACTTCAGGCTCCAGAGACAAGAAAGGCAGCGCGTAGTATAGAGAACCTTTGATGCTATTTGCGAAGGTAGAGTTGAAACTATTGTACCACTCATAATGATTTCCAAAATAACTTTCACTCAAGAATGAAGGTGCTGACAAGCTACTCGTGTAGCTAGCCTTGAGGTACTTGTTGTTGAAGAATCCTCTGAAGTAGTAATTGCCTGCATCCATCACCTCCGCTTGTCCTCCCAGTGTGTTGGTGGGGGTGATATGAATTTTAATATCGCCTCCCAGATAATTCTCCCCTACGTGATCCAATTCCAAAAATCGATACCGATAGTCCAAATCTCTGCGCTTGACATAGGCCGAATAGAAAATTCGCTGAGCAATTCGTCCTTTGATTCCTGCCTCTATCTTGGTCTGTTTCATACTAGAAGCATCCAGTGTGGAATCTGTCCGAATCAATATTTGATCATAGTAATCAAAAGAATCATCAGTCAACGGTGTATCAGTATATTTATTCACCACATTGGATCGCTCGATGCTGTTGTAGAGTTCAAAGAAAGGCTTGAGCGAATATTGATGATAGAGAAACAAACGTGTTCGCTTGTCAAAACTTTGTGCATTGGTCAGGTAGATGTTTGCATCAAGGTACTGATAGTAGTCCTTTTCTTCTGTTGTCGTTTCTATTCCTCCTGTCTCAAGGATCGTTTGGTCTATCCTGTAGACATGAAACATCATTTGATATTTGCGATTGATACTCCTATAAAATGTATAAACATCTATCCCTGTGGTCTTGACCTGATTCTCTCTAAGGGAAGACGTGCCGATTTGTTTTTCTGAGGACACGTGATTGACATCAAACCCTACATTCCACTGTGGATTGATATTGCGTGAAAATGAAAAATCCACCTGTGGTCTTCCCTTCCCTCCAAAATCCACTTCCAAATTGATGAATGGAGACTTGCTGTCGTAGTATTTGAACTCTTCCGCACTTTTGACATAGGGATCATAGGCGTAGAATCCAGTCGTACGACCTATGGTGGTAGGGATGCTGTAATATTTCGGCTTGAGTGCCGTTCCATTGTTGCCCAAATCTTGGTAATCAACCGTAGATTTACGATGGGTCTCAAAGTTCTCCATGTTGTGAATAGAAGTATCCATCACATGATACAATGTATCACTGTGCTTCATATCCTCCATCAAAATATAACGCGTAGAGGTCGGCCCATACACCAAATGCGTAGAATCATCCACAATCTGCGCCATCAAACTTGATGACACGACCCACAAAGCAACAAGGAGACTTATTTTTTTGATTACCACTCGGTTAATTTCTTTCTCTAAAAAGCGAAGTTATAAACATGCGTCCAAAGGTATCATGATCCTCAATAAATTCTGTTTGATCCTCCGAATAATATAGCCTTTTCACTGCACACGCATCATCAGACTCCAACTCTAAAAATACCACCTGAACCTGTTCTCCACAATATTGTCGGGCTTCATGCACGCATTTCGCAAAATCAGGAAGTGGCGAAGTAAAACTAAACATCACAATCGCTACATCTCTTAAATTCACCATAGACTCAAATCGGTTGCCTATCGGCCAAAATTTTTCCTTCCAATATGGTCGATCTACCCAGCTCAACAATACGGACACCTCATGCCTGACTTCATTGTGCAACTTGGTCTTGATCAATGCAAACACATCGTGATCGGGATACAAACTCACAGACTCAGACATAGGCAATACAGGACTGTTGCGGTAGGCAAAAGCCTTCAGATCAGTACGAGTATGCAAAACAGGATGAATATACTCTGCTCCCTCCAGTGTCTGATTCTCAAAACCTAACTGACGAGAGATGCTTTGATGCATGAGTACAGTAGGCTGATGATTGTTCTTGCGCAGCGTTTGATCCAGCCAATGAAGAGTTGGAAGAATATTATCCTCAGGATTGCAAAGGATGGCAAGGGTCGGCAATTCAAAGGCCACGGACTTCCAGACACCCATTTCAAACTGACGTTTTCGCCAACAAGCAAAAAAACCTGTCATCAAAGCCCAAGGATACAACAGCAATTTAAAAACTACATTCATCGTGCAAAAATATTCATATTGGTCTGTAAAAAGCCTTAGATTTGAATCAGAAAAAGTCCATAGTTGGTGCAATGAGATGTGGTATGCATCAATCATCATTAAATTATTTCCATTTACGCCCAAATCAACAAAACTACACATGAAGATCAGTGACATAATCAGTATCCTCAACCAATGGGCTCCCCCAGCCTACCAAGAATCCTATGACAATGCCCAATTGATTGTAGGTGATCCACAAACTGAGGTGAAAGGTATCCTGATCTCTCTCGACTGTATCGAGTCCGTCGTGGAAGAGGCCATTCGCAAAAACTGCAATTTGATTGTCTCCCACCACCCTATTGTTTTCAAAGGATTGAAAAGTCTCACAGGACGAAACTACGTCGAACGGACCGTCATCAAAGCAATCCGACACGACATTGCACTCTTTAGCATCCATACCAACCTGGATAGTGTGCAAACAGGCGTCAACCAAAAAATCTGTGAACTGATCGGTCTGGAGAACTGCAAAATACTGGCTCCCAAAAGTCAAATACTCAGCAAACTCACCACATTCGCACCTAGAGATCAGGCTGATCAAATCCTCAGTACATTGCATCAAGCCGGAGCAGGCAATATTGGCAACTATGACCAGTGTAGCTTCTCCGTGGACGGCACGGGTCGCTTTCGTCCCAACGAAAAAGCCAACCCATACAGCGGTACTTCTGGTGAAATCCAGCACGAGGCTGAGACTCGCATCGAAGTGATGCTACCCACTCACTTGAGTCACAAAGTCATTCGCGCTTTGCACAAAGCTCACCCCTACGAAGAGGTCGCCTACTACCTCAACGAACTAAGCAATATCAATCAAGAGGTAGGCGCGGGCATGGTTGGAGAGCTACCTACGGAGATGCCTATCGCCGCAGCGATGCAACATCTCAAGGACACTTTCAATCTCTCAGTGATCAAACACACCCGATTTCACAAAGAAAAAATCAAGAGAATTGCAGTATGTGGAGGTGCGGGGAGCTTCCTACTTGGCAAAGCCAAAGCTGCTGGCGCAGACCTGTTTGTGACGGGGGATTTCAAGTACCACGAGTTTTTTGATGCGGAAGATTCGATAGTGGTTGCAGATATCGGACACTATGAAAGTGAAGTATTTACAAAAGAATTAATTTATGATTTTTTAATAGAAAAAATCGGTAATATTGCACTCAATTTCTCGGAGGAGAATACAAATCCGGTAAAATACTTTTAGAAAATACATGGAAAGTACTGTAGCGCAAAAGCTTGAAGCTCTCACTAAATTACAATCAATAGATTCAGAACTAGACGAAATCATCAAGGTTCGTGGAGCATTGCCAGAAGAGGTAATGGATCTCGAAGATGAAGTAGCAGGGTATGAAACCAGAGTGGGCAACCACAACAGTGCTATTGAGGAGTTGGAGTTATCTATTACTAACAACAAAACTGCTATCAAGGATTCAGAAAAGCTGATCCAAAAATACGAGGAGCAGCAAATGAATGTTAGAAACAATAGAGAATACGACGCAATCACCAAAGAGGTGGAGTTGCAGCAACTAGAAATTCAGATTCTTGAGAAAAGAATCAAAGAAGCTTACGCTAAAATCGAATCCAGAAATGAAGAGATCCTAGAAACCAAAAATGCTTTGGTCGAAAGACAAAAAGATCTTGACAACAAAAGAGGCGAACTAGACAATATCACTGCTGAAAGCGAAGAAGAAGAAAAGAAACTTCTCAAAGGCAGAGAAAAAGCAGCAGCAGCGATCGAAGAAAGACTATTGATCTCCTACAACAAGATCAGAAAGAACGTGAAAAACGGTCTAGCGGTAGTCCCCGTCAAAAGAGACGCTTGTGGTGGTTGTTTCAACGTAGTACCTCCACAAAAACAAGCAGAGATCAGAGAAAGAAAAAAACTGATCGTATGCGAGCACTGTGGTAGAGTTTTGGCCGATGTAGAGGATGTAGAAGTAGAAGAGAAAAAACCTACTAGAACAAGAAGAACAGCTAAAAAATAAGATAGTTTGCTTCGGGAGATTATATATACAAAGAAAATGAAGGTGGGTTATACTCACCTTTTTTTGTTTGTCCTCATCGCGACCAGCTCCCTACAGCTGCAAGCTCAAAAATCCATCGATGACTACCCAAAAATCTACTCCGCCTACCAAGATATCCTCAAACTAAAACTCAGCTCGGGTAGAAAAAAACTCAAAGCCATCATCCCCAGTCACGAAGAACTCGGGCACTACCATTACACACAGAGCCTCGCCGATGTGGTCGAAATCCTCGTCTCAGAAGACAGCGATCTGTACAAAAAATATGAAGACAGCGAAGGAGAGCACTTGGATGGTCTCAGCGAGCTCGATAGCAAAGATCCCTACAAGCGATTTTACTCCGCAGAGATCAAAATACAGTGGGCATTGGTCAGTACACTGTTTCAAGACGAGATGAAAGCTGGCTGGTCTCTCAAAAGTGCCTACGGCGAAATCCAAGAAAACATCAAACAACACCCCGATTTCATTCACAACAACAAGTCTCTCGGTACACTGCATGTGCTGTTTGCTACAGTACCTGAAAGCTACCACTGGGTGCTAAAAATTTTTGGCTTGAAGTCCAACGTCATAGAGGGATGGGGAGAACTCCGAAAAATCGAACCCTCCAACCCCTACTGGCTAGAGACCAGCTTGGCCAAAAGCCTGATTGCACTCAACATCATCAACAAGGAAAAAGTCACCATGGACATCCTCGACGACCTATTGGCCAGCAACAAGGACAACCTTATCGTCAACTACCTACATAATGTGGCACTGATCAAGTACGCGCGAAGTGAAGAAGCCTTGCCCTCCATGATACGGCTGACCTATGTAGGCGGCAGCTACAGCCCCATCCACAACGTCTACTACAAACTCGGTGAGATCTATATCCAAAAACAACAATACGCCCTGGCTAGGCTCAACTATTCAAAATTCCTCAACAGATACAAAGGCAAAAACTACATC is part of the Reichenbachiella agarivorans genome and harbors:
- a CDS encoding MBOAT family O-acyltransferase, producing the protein MSKVWLLLASLFFYGWWNPLYVTLIISSILVNYGFHKLIKAQHNGGRKKMLLVIGIGLNVSVLGYYKYADFFISNFNALTGDNYNLLHIILPLGISFFTFQQIAFLVDTYKDVVEEMELLNYALFVSFFPQLIAGPIVHHAEMMPQFFDQSKKRINAENISKGLFVFNMGLAKKVIVADAFGKIANAGYGHASILGTIDSWVTSLAYTVQLYFDFSGYTDMAIGIALFFNIIIPNNFWSPYKSSSIKEFWRKWHMTLSRFLRDYIYIPLGGNRKGAFRTRLNLMATFLIGGIWHGAGWTFLFWGFLHGLGLVIHSFFEKLKIRIPYVVGLGITFLFVNMAWVFFRAESWGDALHVLNSMIHLETTGEGFKLISQLYDFPIWVAGVVLLFAPNSQEFAERFQINARHAVVIVVLTVLNVTFLNSSIDQEFLYFDF
- a CDS encoding UbiA prenyltransferase family protein, which translates into the protein MKTLSLLNSVFRIKHWVKNTFIFIPSFFAGHFLLGDELVDLIQAFFSVCLVASSIYIINDIRDVEMDRLHPEKMHRPFAARLISPIQGYLLMIVILGIGLTSAYHLSTQFFGLCLLYLAINIAYSLGLKSIAIVDLLLVSSGFLIRVYMGGVISGVAVSHWLSIMIFLLSLFIVLAKRSDDIRIFEEDGTVVRKTSSKYNRVFINSCITMVSGIIIVCYILYCVSPEITQQWQSDYIFVTTIFVIAGIMRYLQLTMVENKTGSPVQILYKDKFIILTLIGWLLAFGFIIYI
- a CDS encoding HAD family hydrolase, which codes for MKTLALFDFDGTLTQKDSLFEMAKHVSSPAIYYLKISVLIPVFTLMKTSLLSKQRGKEIFMQLFFGGMKIEDFNQQCYKFCNQRLPEIIRPKALIALQQYQENNTDTYIVSASPENWIKPWAEKLGIKVLSTQLEVQNLRITGRILGNNCNHEEKVNRIKNHINLTEYNHIVAYGDTKGDFPMLNLANTKHYKPFQ
- a CDS encoding glycosyltransferase family 2 protein — translated: MEIAFWLLITLVFYTYVGYGIVLFILVKIRGSKVSPKIYDSVNEVAITHIVAAFNEEAYIEEKIQNSLALNYPQSKNILWIVTDGSTDSTPELVQKYENVRLFHSPERKGKIHAVNRVMPLVETPIVVYSDANTILNQESLHNITRHYIDPKVGCVSGEKRIRQDDKDEASSAGEGMYWKYESFLKKYDYHLHSVVGAAGELFSIRTDLYEHINPDTLIEDFYLSLRIAQKGYKIAYEPEAYALENSSESIKEESKRKIRIAAGGHQAIWRLRSLLNFFQYGWLSFQFISHRVLRWTLTPLALSLLLVLNAFLAVNNILYQLILVAQLGFYGLAFLGHFFQKRKIKVKALFVPFYFTFMNISVYQGFFRYIKGSQSVLWERASRKV
- the miaE gene encoding tRNA-(ms[2]io[6]A)-hydroxylase; translated protein: MEKTTLGLNLPTDPRWANVAEMDLAEILIDHAYCEQKAASSGISLIVTYPERADLVEVMTDLVAEEWGHFERVLGKMKDRGISLGPKRKDEYVVAIGAILKSGGSRDEQLVEKLLLNALIEARSCERFKLLSQHIQDEDLAKFYYELMVSEAGHYHTFLELAKKYMGETYVKARWDEFLVAEAKIMEGLEVRSDRMH
- a CDS encoding putative porin; the encoded protein is MAQIVDDSTHLVYGPTSTRYILMEDMKHSDTLYHVMDTSIHNMENFETHRKSTVDYQDLGNNGTALKPKYYSIPTTIGRTTGFYAYDPYVKSAEEFKYYDSKSPFINLEVDFGGKGRPQVDFSFSRNINPQWNVGFDVNHVSSEKQIGTSSLRENQVKTTGIDVYTFYRSINRKYQMMFHVYRIDQTILETGGIETTTEEKDYYQYLDANIYLTNAQSFDKRTRLFLYHQYSLKPFFELYNSIERSNVVNKYTDTPLTDDSFDYYDQILIRTDSTLDASSMKQTKIEAGIKGRIAQRIFYSAYVKRRDLDYRYRFLELDHVGENYLGGDIKIHITPTNTLGGQAEVMDAGNYYFRGFFNNKYLKASYTSSLSAPSFLSESYFGNHYEWYNSFNSTFANSIKGSLYYALPFLSLEPEVDLSTVDEYIYFGYDKTPKQESNPILINKYSVKANLTFIKHMHLDNRLVWNNVSGQGANAMRIPDWNYFGKLYYKDIVFNDFMEFELGFDLRWQSAYYAKAYDPITQQFHLQDDFELPSYFTSDLFFVMKANNLTLFFNWEYLNQGRDKGYFATPYYPGQRRAIDLGIRWMFFD
- a CDS encoding Nif3-like dinuclear metal center hexameric protein, with the translated sequence MKISDIISILNQWAPPAYQESYDNAQLIVGDPQTEVKGILISLDCIESVVEEAIRKNCNLIVSHHPIVFKGLKSLTGRNYVERTVIKAIRHDIALFSIHTNLDSVQTGVNQKICELIGLENCKILAPKSQILSKLTTFAPRDQADQILSTLHQAGAGNIGNYDQCSFSVDGTGRFRPNEKANPYSGTSGEIQHEAETRIEVMLPTHLSHKVIRALHKAHPYEEVAYYLNELSNINQEVGAGMVGELPTEMPIAAAMQHLKDTFNLSVIKHTRFHKEKIKRIAVCGGAGSFLLGKAKAAGADLFVTGDFKYHEFFDAEDSIVVADIGHYESEVFTKELIYDFLIEKIGNIALNFSEENTNPVKYF
- a CDS encoding zinc ribbon domain-containing protein codes for the protein MESTVAQKLEALTKLQSIDSELDEIIKVRGALPEEVMDLEDEVAGYETRVGNHNSAIEELELSITNNKTAIKDSEKLIQKYEEQQMNVRNNREYDAITKEVELQQLEIQILEKRIKEAYAKIESRNEEILETKNALVERQKDLDNKRGELDNITAESEEEEKKLLKGREKAAAAIEERLLISYNKIRKNVKNGLAVVPVKRDACGGCFNVVPPQKQAEIRERKKLIVCEHCGRVLADVEDVEVEEKKPTRTRRTAKK
- a CDS encoding tetratricopeptide repeat protein, yielding MKVGYTHLFLFVLIATSSLQLQAQKSIDDYPKIYSAYQDILKLKLSSGRKKLKAIIPSHEELGHYHYTQSLADVVEILVSEDSDLYKKYEDSEGEHLDGLSELDSKDPYKRFYSAEIKIQWALVSTLFQDEMKAGWSLKSAYGEIQENIKQHPDFIHNNKSLGTLHVLFATVPESYHWVLKIFGLKSNVIEGWGELRKIEPSNPYWLETSLAKSLIALNIINKEKVTMDILDDLLASNKDNLIVNYLHNVALIKYARSEEALPSMIRLTYVGGSYSPIHNVYYKLGEIYIQKQQYALARLNYSKFLNRYKGKNYIKDTWFKIFLTYWLDGEDKLAELHWEKAQKAGRELVAADKNAADYLSGSYPNKELYKARLAVDGGYFHIAHSVLKHIKQESIKGKKDEVEYFYRYGRLYDKEGKEEDALFHYLNTIKKSGDENWYYAPSACLQVGYIYESRLDDEKATYYYKKAQSYSKHKYKDGIDYQAKAALLLLGNKR